From one Mobula birostris isolate sMobBir1 chromosome 18, sMobBir1.hap1, whole genome shotgun sequence genomic stretch:
- the ctxn2 gene encoding cortexin-2: protein MINNHYNSSLSISTGGTVHTYPLTLEQKTAFAFVGILFIFLGLLIVRCFRILLDPYSSMPSSTWADGMDGLEKGTFEYALA from the coding sequence ATGATCAACAATCACTATAACAGCTCCCTGAGCATCAGCACAGGGGGCACCGTGCACACCTACCCACTGACGCTGGAGCAGAAAACTGCCTTCGCTTTCGTGGGCATCTTATTCATTTTCCTGGGCCTCCTCATTGTGCGGTGTTTCCGGATCCTTCTAGACCCTTACAGCAGCATGCCCTCCTCAACTTGGGCAGATGGGATGGACGGGCTAGAAAAAGGGACCTTTGAGTACGCCTTGGCTTGA